Proteins from a genomic interval of Kitasatospora herbaricolor:
- the mmsA gene encoding multiple monosaccharide ABC transporter ATP-binding protein, with protein sequence MAGPVLEMRSISKSFPGVKALSDVNLSVAPGEVHAICGENGAGKSTLMKVLSGVHPHGSYEGEIRFEGEPCEFRDIRASERRGIVIIHQELALVPYLSIAENIFLGNEHARRGIISWHRTVTHATALLKRVGLHENPHTRVADIGVGKQQLVEIAKALAKEVKLLILDEPTAALNDEDSRKLLDLILELKAQGISCIIISHKLNEIARVADSVTILRDGRTIETVDVKAAGISEDRIIRGMVGRDLEHRYPERTPEIGEVALAVEDWTVHHPIDHQRKVVDGVSLHVRHGEIVGIAGLMGAGRTELAMSVFGRSYGRWAGGRVLLDGREIRTRSVPEAIGHGLAYVTEDRKQLGLNLADSVSRNISLGALGKVARRGWIDEHEETRIAEGFRRSMNIKTPSVFAQTGKLSGGNQQKVVLSKWIFSGPEVLILDEPTRGIDVGAKAEIYTVIAGLAAQGKAVLVISSELPELLGMCDRIYTMAEGRLTGELDRADATQESLMRLMTVSAATENEQV encoded by the coding sequence ATGGCCGGACCCGTCCTTGAGATGCGTTCGATCAGCAAGTCCTTCCCCGGGGTCAAGGCCCTCTCCGACGTCAACCTGAGCGTCGCCCCCGGCGAGGTCCACGCGATCTGCGGCGAGAACGGCGCCGGCAAGTCCACCCTGATGAAGGTGCTCAGCGGGGTCCACCCGCACGGCTCCTACGAGGGCGAGATCCGCTTCGAGGGCGAGCCCTGCGAGTTCCGGGACATCCGGGCCAGCGAACGGCGCGGCATCGTGATCATCCATCAGGAACTCGCCCTGGTGCCCTACCTGTCGATCGCCGAGAACATCTTCCTCGGCAACGAGCACGCCCGCCGGGGCATCATCAGCTGGCACCGGACCGTCACCCATGCCACCGCGCTGCTCAAGCGGGTGGGCCTGCACGAGAACCCGCACACCCGGGTCGCCGACATCGGCGTGGGCAAGCAGCAACTGGTCGAGATCGCCAAGGCGCTGGCCAAGGAGGTCAAGCTGCTGATCCTGGACGAGCCGACCGCCGCGCTGAACGACGAGGACAGCCGCAAGCTGCTCGACCTGATCCTGGAGCTGAAGGCCCAGGGCATCTCCTGCATCATCATCTCGCACAAGCTCAACGAGATCGCCCGGGTCGCCGACTCCGTCACCATCCTGCGCGACGGCCGGACCATCGAGACCGTCGACGTGAAGGCGGCGGGGATCTCCGAGGACCGGATCATCCGCGGCATGGTCGGCCGCGACCTGGAACACCGCTACCCCGAGCGCACCCCGGAGATCGGCGAGGTCGCGCTGGCCGTCGAGGACTGGACCGTCCACCACCCGATCGACCACCAGCGCAAGGTCGTGGACGGGGTCTCGCTGCACGTCCGGCACGGCGAGATCGTCGGCATCGCCGGCCTGATGGGCGCCGGCCGCACCGAACTGGCGATGAGCGTCTTCGGCCGCTCGTACGGCCGGTGGGCCGGCGGCCGGGTGCTGCTGGACGGCCGGGAGATCCGCACCCGCAGCGTCCCGGAGGCGATCGGCCACGGCCTCGCGTACGTCACCGAGGACCGCAAGCAGCTCGGCCTGAACCTCGCGGACAGCGTCAGTCGCAACATCTCGCTCGGGGCGCTCGGCAAGGTCGCGCGGCGCGGCTGGATCGACGAGCACGAGGAGACCCGGATCGCCGAGGGCTTCCGGCGGAGCATGAACATCAAGACCCCCTCGGTGTTCGCGCAGACCGGCAAGCTCAGCGGCGGCAACCAGCAGAAGGTCGTCCTCAGCAAGTGGATCTTCTCAGGGCCCGAGGTGCTGATCCTCGACGAACCCACCCGCGGCATCGACGTCGGCGCCAAGGCCGAGATCTACACGGTGATCGCCGGGCTGGCCGCGCAGGGCAAGGCGGTGCTGGTCATCTCCTCCGAACTGCCCGAGCTGCTCGGCATGTGCGACCGCATCTACACGATGGCCGAGGGCCGGCTCACCGGTGAGCTGGACCGCGCGGACGCGACCCAGGAATCCCTCATGCGCCTCATGACCGTGAGCGCGGCGACCGAGAACGAGCAGGTGTAA